The region TTACCACCGTTTGCCCGCTCCTGGGCGCAACTCTATGCCATTGTGATTGGTAGTTTAGCTGCCGAGATCATCTTGTTTTACCTACTAATGCGCTGGCTGTCATGAGCGTTCTTGACTGGAGTGTACTGGTATTGGCCTTAGCCGGCATTATTATTTACGGCCTTATCCGAAGTCGGGGCAGCCGGAGTATGGACGACTACCTACTGGCGGGACAGTCGCTTCCGTGGTACCATGTGGGCTTGTCGGTGATGGCAACTCAGGCGAGTGCCGTTACGTTTTTATCTGCACCGGGACAGGGGTTTTCGGACGGGATGCGCTTTGTGCAATTTTACTTTGGGTTACCCCTTGCCATGGTTGTGCTGTCGATTACGTTTGTGCCGATTTTTCATAAGCTCAAAATTTACACGGCTTACGAATACCTCGAATCCCGTTTCGACTCCCGGGTGCGAACCCTCACCGCCGGTTTGTTTCTGCTTCAGCGTGGCCTGTCTACCGGCCTGTCGATTTATGCGCCTGCCATTATTCTGTCAACTATTCTGGGCTGGAATATTTACTGGACGAATCTGCTCATGGGCGGCATTGTGCTCGTATATACCGTAACGGGTGGTACCAAGGCCATTTCGTATACGCACCTTCAGCAAATGGCCGTTGTTACGTTTGCGATGGCGCTGGCCGGGTTTCTGACCGTTAAGATGCTGCCCGAAGGCGTGGGCTTTGTCGATGCCCTGCACGTAGCGGGCGAAGCGGGGCGCATGAACCTGATCGACCTGAAGTTTGACCCCAACAGCCGCTACAACCTCTGGTCGGGCCTGATCGGCGGCTTTTTTCTCCAGCTTTCGTACTTCGGCACCGACCAGTCGCAGGTGGGACGCTACCTGACGGGCGAATCCATTGGCCAAAGCCGTTTGGGTTTGTTGATGAATGGGTTGTTGAAAGTGCCCATGCAGTTTCTGATTCTGCTGGTGGGTGTGCTGGTGTTCGTCTTTTATCAGTACAATCCGTCGCCCACGTTTTTCAACAAACAGGAAACCGACCGGCTGAAAGTGAGCCCGTACGCATCGGCCTACCAACTCGCCGAGATCAAGCACCAGAACCTGACGACCCAACGGCAACGGGCGGTGCTCGACATGCAGGCGGCCCTTAAAACGGATAACGAGGCCGAACAGAATGCGGCAGGGAGTATTCTGCGTGAAACGGACGAAGCCCTGAAGCAGGTAAAATCGGACGTGACCAAACTAATTCAGAAGAACAACCCATCGGCAGATGTCAACGATGTGAATTACGTTTTTCTGCGCTTTGTACTCGATTACCTGCCCCACGGGCTGATTGGGCTGCTCATTGCGGTGATTTTCAGCGCGTCGATGGGGAGCATTGCTTCGGCTTATAATTCGCTGGCGTCGACCACGGTGGTTGATATTTACAAACGGCTCATCAAAGACGACTCAGACGACGCCCATTACCTGAATGTATCCCGTTGGGCTACGGTAGGCTGGGGCGTCTTTTGTATTGTGGTCGCTCAGTTTGCCAACCGGCTGGGAAGTATGATTGAGGCCGTCAATATTTTGGGATCGCTGTTTTACGGCGTGATTCTGGGCGTTTTTGTGGTTGCCTTTTACGTCAAATCCATTGGCGGCCGGGCTACTTTTTGGTCGGCTATCATCTCCGAAGTCCTCGTTGTGATCAGTTGGTATCTGGATTTGACTGCTTTTCTGTGGTTAAACGTAATCGGCTGTTTACTGGTGGTTGGCATCGCCTGGATACTGCAAAAGGTTATGCCACGTCCTGTAGGAACAACCCATTGACCGCAAGTCTGCTCGGGTAAGATTTAAAACAGTGTTCGGAGAAGTCTGGTTGTAGGTAAGGCACTGAACTTTATTTTCAATGAACATCTTTAGCTTAACAGTTTTTAGTGGGGTTTTACTGACATTATCGGCTATGGGCCAAACGAAAAACTCCTCGCCTGCCGAATCCGCAAAATCCGTGACAGTCGGTCAGGGCGAAGTAGCTCGCTGGGCCGGAAATTGCCTTCGGTGCAGTTTCGAAAAACGGGCCTGGGATGCAGTCAATGGCACCTGCTATTATCCGGTAGATATGGATATGGAGCCGGGGAAGTATACAATTTCCCGCCGGACCACGGGTGGAAAGCTGGAGTCGGCAACGCTTACGGTAACCGAAAACTCCTGTCAGCAGGAAGACATTAAGAACTTCCCCAAAAAGGAATTCGTAAATGTGTCGGCTAAGAATCAGGCCAGAGCGGCTAAGGAAGCTGCCATTGTCAATCCGCTGATCAGTTACAAAGCAGCGGTTCGTCCGGCCGTATTCGATTTGCCCGTGGGCAAGCCCGCCAATCCGCTGCCCAAAGGCGAGGGTAACTTTGGCGCCTGCCGAACGTTTGACGGACAACCCCGCGATCGGCATACCGGACAGGACTACCCAGTTGCGGTAGGTAAGCCAGTGTTAAGTATCGGTAATGGCCGGGTGGTACTGGCCGCCAATCAGTTTTTTAGCGGTAATGCCGTTTACATTGATCACGGTAATGGATTAATCAGTGAGTATTTTCACTTGAAAAGTTATTCGGTCAAGCCAAACCAGACCGTAACCAAAGGCCAAACTATTGGGTTGACTGGCGAAACAGGTCGGGTAACGGGGCCGCATCTGCACCTGGGCGTTCGCTGGCACGGGGCCTGTATCAACCCTGGCTTCCTGCTGATTGATCCGTCAGATATGCCGGAAGTACAATAGACGAAGTTGCATTTTATACAAGTGCCTGTGAGTAATTTCACAGGCACTTTTTTATGCACAACAGTAGGTAAATGGGTACCCTTTCTGATCGAAAACTGTGTGCGAATAAGAATGCTTCGTTATCTATAGTAGATGTATTTTGTTAGTAATCAATGTTATAGGGCCGTATTCTCATTATTTCATAAATGACTATTAGTTTGATAGAGTAGTGGGCTTTGCTATGTTCTACGGCCGGTATTATTGATGTCGCCAGTGCGCATTACTGAATCAGGGCAGTAGACATGGCTATCAGTTCCACAAATTCAAACAAACGTTATGTCATCATTTTTACGCTCACTGAGCCTCGCATGGCTCTGGCTTACGGCCGTCTTCCTGTTGCACGGAGCTATCGCGCAACCTGTCCAGCAAGGTGACCCAACACCGCAAATCACCGTCACGCCTTCATCACTGACCATTCTGAATTACAGTGAGTATGAAGGTCAGTTTCCGGCCAGTTACACTGTTTCGGCCAGCGGGTTAACAAATGATCTGGTCATTACTGCTCCGCCTTACTTCCTGCTCAGCGCCCGGGGAAATACAGGGCCGAGCCTTTCCCTGCCGATTGTCAATGGGGAAGTATCACCAACACAGGTTTCGGTAATACTGCTCGCGTCGTCACCCGGTACGTTTACCGGTGTCGTTACCAATGTCAGTGGCTCCGCAACAGCGACTGTGGCGGTGAGTGGAACCGCCATTTCGGAGTCGGTGAGTGTAAGCCCCAGTACTCTGAATTCGTTTACGACAACGGCCGGGCAGCCTTCAGCTGTTCAATCCTATACCGTTACCAGTCGTGGAGGTCTGTCTGTTGTTGTCAATGCTCCAGCCGGATTCGAGATTCGTACGGGCAGCGCAGCGTTTGGCTCATCGCTGGTGATTGGCCCGAGTTTGTCGTATAAGAATACACAGGTCGATGTACGCTTGGTTGGAACAACGCCCGGAACTGTTTCGGGGGTTATAGCCAATGATACCTACTACCACTCGGCTCACCTTACGTATCCGGTAGCAGTGAGTGGCGTGGTTACACCGGTTACTGCATCTGCTTCACTGAGCGTGCTGCACCGCGATGCTGATTATGGCAATCGAACGGATCAGCTTATCCGACCTTACCTTGAGCTTGGTAATGAAGGCACTACGGCCATTCCGTATAGCCAGATTACCCTGCGGTATTGGTTTACCTCCGAGGGGGGCTCACCACCTACCGATTTGCAGGTGTACTACGCACAGATGGGAACCCGTTACGTCAGGATGAAGTATGTGCCGCTTGCAGAGCCGCGCCAGGGGGCATTCGGTTATGTTGAGTACAGTTTCGACGCATCGGCGGGGAGCTTAGCCGCCGGGAGTCGGTCGGGTCCGATTGAGAACGGTATCCTGAAGCAGGATCGGTCAGCCTTCAACGAGTCTGACGATTATTCGTATGCTACTCCAACTACGTTTACGCGTAATACGCATGTAACGGCCTACCTGAATGGGCGGCTTATCTGGGGGGAAGAACCCGCCCCTGCACTGGTATTGCGGCAGGTTAAGGTTTATTCGGCCGCAAAAAACAGTGATATCACCAGCAGTATCAGTACCGTTCTTGAGGTGCGTAATACAGGGAATGTGGCAATTCCTTTGCAGGATTTGACGGTACGCTATTGGTTTACGTCCGAAACGAGCCAGCTGCTCAATAGCTATATTGATTATGCACAAATAGGTGCTCAGACCATTAAGCACAACGTTGTTCGACTGGCACAGCCAGTGTCGGGTGCCGATAGCTACCTTGAACTGAGCTTTTCGGCTGGAGCCGCTGGCCTGGCACCGCTGAGTAGTACAGGGCAAATTCTGTTTCGGCTGGTAAAGCCTGACTTCTCGTTGCTGAACCAGGTAAATGATTATTCTCACGGTCCTGTAAACCTGACCGAAAACCCCCACATAACCGTCTATCTACAGGGAAATCTGATTTATGGTACCGAGCCGCCGGGTGGCATGGGACGTATGGGTGTACCGGATGAAAACAAGTTATTACAGGTCACGCTATTGGGCAATCCGGTACAGAATGAACAGTTGATTCTGGAAGCGCGTGGTGCCCAGGGTCTTCCTTTGGTTCTGCAACTGGTTGACCGTCAGGGCGTACAGGTATTCGGGAAGGAGGTAAGCGAGGCCGCCGACGTGGAGCGGCAGCAGCTGGAAATGAGTCGGCAACCGGCGGGGGTATACCTATTACGCATACGTACACCGAATCAGGAGCGGGTACTTAAAGTAATCAAGCCATAAACTGCTTTGTGTAACAGCATAAGGCCCGCTCATTTGGCAGCGTACCAAAGAGCGGGCCTTATGCTGTTACTTGCTTAGGCGTTAACAGCCGTCATAACTTTAACCGATTCTCGTTTGGTCGATGCTACGGCTGCACCGTAGACTACCAGACCAAAGCCAATTTTGTTAACGGCGTCGCCGATGTTGTAAATCAGGTCCAGATTAAGGCCCATATTGCCCAGCAGGCCACCTGGCATTGTCATGTAGCCGATTGGGTAAATACCCCAGCCAATCAGAACGAAGTTACGCAGCAGCCGGACCGCCTTGGATACCTCCGGGTTTGGCGACTGATCGGCCACCTGTTTTACACTGCCAAGTGTTGCTTCATACACGATACCGATGTAACCGAGGGTCGAGACAGCTCCCCATAGCACAGTCCGGGCTGGGTCGATTGACTCACCAATGTAGCCGGTTACCAGCATGAAGACAGAGTAACCAACCAACCGCCAAAGCGTAGAGGTTTTCCCTCCGTAGGGCTTGATCAGCAAATAAAACTCAACACACATCAGCGGTACGGTAAGCGTCCAGTCGATGTAGCGAAATTCGGTAGGTGATGTCTTGGTTTCAAGCCATACGCCCCGCATGTAGAAGTAGTGTACCGCAGCAATCATGGTGATCAATCCGGAGATAAGTAGCGATGTGCGCCACTTACCATCCACCTCGCTCCGTTCCATAAAGAAGAATACCGAAGCCGCAAACATGGACATGTAGCCCGTAAAAAACGTAAATCCGATTACGTCACCTGGCTGAAGAACCTCCAGCAGAATAGAAGAGAGTTGATTAAGCATAGCAGTATATGGTGAATGATGAAATGGACATGTACAATTAAAACCTAGAATTGTACAACGGCTCAAATGTATTTTGTTTAACGTTTATAAAAAAGAATTAAACAAAATATTTTTTTTATTAAAAGTGAAAAAGCCCTTCTGTGGCTTACAGAGGGCTTTTTGTATCAGGCAAATAATTTCGCTGTTGCAATAAATTATTGTGAAAGAGCTATTTACGGAGCAAGTCCAGTTGGTGCATTACCTGAATGTGGGGCAGTGTTATGGTAGAAAGCAGGATGAACAGGTAGGGTAATGGGTCAAACAAAGGTGTATAACTATGCCAGATGCCTGCCCCGGCCATCAGAAAGCCGAACGCAAGGATAGTAAGGGGGATTGACTGCCGCCAGAGTTTCCATATTGTTTGGCTAGGCCTCCCTGGGCGCTGCATGTAAGACTGGATTATGCCAAACGAACTAAGCGAATGCCAGCCACCAAAATACAGCATAAAGGCGGGAAGTAACGGAAGCATGTAGGTGAGGAGAAGTACCGTTCCCAGGCGTGCCAGACGCCAGCCATTGAGCCGCATAGGCCGATGACCCAAGGCCAGCATGGCCAGTACAACCGCCAGTGTAGCCCAGCCACGGAGCAATGCTCCGGCCTGACTAGCGGCCTCGGCCCAGAGTTTCATGGCCTGCGGGTCATTCTGAATAATTCTGGAGAGGATGGGCGTGACTTCAGCAGCATGGGTGAGTAAGATAAACGCGAGTACGAAGCCACCGGCCACCAGCCTGATTAAGGACCAGTACCGATCATCCGGCGCATTTTCCAGATCTGTTTCGCCAAAATGCCAGGCTGAAATCAATAAAAAGACGGTGAGGCTCAACACCGGAAAAAACAGCCAGGCCAGCCCATAAATAGCGATCATGAGCACATATTTCGTTATAAAACGGGCCAGCGAAAAGGGTTGAGCCTGTCGAAGGGTGCGTTCCTGTTCAATAAGGTGGTCAAGTGCTCCGTGCGGAATTCCAACCAATAACAGCAGACTTATACAAAAGATCAGTTGAAGAAGTACCGGCAACGGACCGACCCAATATTGATAACAGGCTAGCAGAATACCTGCCAGAATGGTTAGCCCGGTAGGCGTGCGCTGAATGTAGTAGCCCAGTTTGGTCAACAGGTGAGTAATCATCTCGTAAACAGTGGGTTATTGGTTGATATTTTAACCGATGATTTACTCTGCTGGTTCGTATAGTACTAAAAAATAGAAAATAAATTCTATTGCAAAGCCCCAATATGTGGCTAAAGCTAAGCTTTAGCCACATATTGGGGCTTTGTATAACAAAAGCGAGTAAGAGGCTATAGTGAAAGTAGCACGTCTGTTTACGCCTTCTTTTTGCCTTTACCGCTTTTCATAGCGGGCATAGCCGGAATTTTGGATTTATACTCCGAGACGCTTTTTTCGATGCCTTCCTTAAAGAAAGGGAACACCTGGTCATTCGATGACTGGCCCAGGGCAAGTGCCTTTTCGGCAAATGGCAGCGCATCCGTATACTTACCCATTTTAGCCAGAATCTGCGACTTGATATACAGGTTGCGGAAGTTCTCCTGTTTAGCTATCGACTTGTCGATCCAGCCCAGCGCCTGATCCAGATTACGGCCTTTTGATACGTTATAGCTGGCCGCTGCCTGTAATACGGCGGCATCGTCGGGCTTCTCCACTACTGCTTTATCTACGTTAGCAGCTGCATTGGCATCTACGTCGACACGCAGGTCAGCGGAGGCTTTTGCATTGGCCCACATAAAAGTCAATTTGACTGAGTTGTCGGTTAAATCACCAAAGGCAATAGTGAACGTTTCGACCTTTTCACTGTTTTCCTGTGGTTGCAGATCAACCCGCAACACGTCCTGATCCTGCTTGTAGGTTGCTTCTGTGACGGATTTGTCTTTGTTAAAGATCAGGGTGAAGGCTTCCCTGGCTGGAATCGACATGACGGCATAACTTCCAGCCGGTAATGTTTTACCATTTATCATCACATCGGTTGAGGTGGTGAAGATCGTAGCACCATTAGCACCTGTTCGCCATACTTTTCCGGCTGGGACAAAATCGCCGGAGAATGGTTCGCGGCCCCGCAGGCTTGGACGTGAGTAGGAAACGGAAAGGTCAGTTGTTCCCACGGTTTGCATAACTGTGGCACCGGGGCTGGGTGAAGGGAGTTTAATCTGGGCGGTGGTCAATTGAGCAGCTAAACAGAGTGTAGCCGCTGTTAATGAAAGTTTGCGCATGATTGTCTATAGACTATTTAAAAAACAGCCCCAAATTGCGACTTTTTTGCACCAAAAACCAGCATATGTACCGAAATCCCCTTCTTTCGTTGCTTCAGCAATATAGTCCGGCCGATACGCATGAACAGGCCATGACCCAGGAAACCATCGATTTCGTGCGGGCAAATCCTAACTGCTTCGACCGGTCGTTACTCGTTGGCCACGTTACGGGGTCCGCCTGGATATGCAGCCCCGACCGGCAACAAGTTCTCCTGATTCATCATCGAAAACTCGACCGCTGGCTGCAACCCGGCGGTCATGCCGATGGTGACCCCGATGTGCTCGCCGTTGCCCTGCGGGAGGCACAGGAAGAAACCGGGCTAACATCCCTGAAAGTCCTTTCCAATGCCATCTTCGACATCGATATTCACGAAATACCCGCCCGAAAAGATGTCCCCGCACACTTGCATTACGATATTCGATTTTTGTTTGAAGCAGACCCGACAGAGCCATTCGGTAATTCCGAAGAAATTAGAAATATTAGATGGTTTTCGTTGAAAAATGCCGAACAACAAGTAAAGGAAGGGTCTATTCTGCGGATGCTGAGAAAAAAAATGGAATAACTATAAATATAGTAGCTATTTTTATTGTTTTTGCTATATACGAGTCATTAGATTTGTCGTACAACAAAACCATAGAGATAGCCATGAAATCTATATTTTCACTACTGGTTGGTATTAGCCTGATGGCGATATCCAGCCAGGCCTTTTCGCAGGATGGAGGGAGTAAAAAGCCGCTGAATAATCCGATGTATTCTACCCACAATTACAAACATCCGAACATGGCGGCAAAAGCCCGTGCCTGGGAAAACAAGGCGGGCGTCGCTGTACAGCAGCCTGCATCAACCGATGCCCGGTATGCGAACTACAAAAACCAAATGCCTAATGCACAGCCGGTGGGTGGCATAACCGTTGATCATACGCCTTCGGCGAGTTTAGCCGACCGCAACTACAAAATCCAGCGGGTAAGTGAGCCGAATGCAACCACCCCTTCGAATGAGTACTATGTTAAGAAGCAAAAGAACACGGATACAACGAATACAAACGTTGGAAACTAGGTATTTTGGTCAGCAATAAACCGGGCCATCTGTCATGCAGTTGGCCCGGTTTGCTTTTAGTTATATTCTGCGAAGCCTCCTACAGACAGATGCTGACGATGGGGTACGATCTCGGGTCGTACCAAACCTGAACCGTTGGTTTGTACCATGGATGATTTGGTTTGTCTTTTCAGGCCGAATACGGATGATCTATCTTTGCATTGGAATCATCCCCAACTTTACTGAGTAATAAACGGGGTATTTATCAACCGAAAACCACGTCGCCATGTCAGCCAATAGCCGTTTTCATAGTATTTTATATAATAAATGCCCGCGTTGCGGAGAAGGTGATTTCTTCGTCAGGAAAAGTGCATTCACGCGCGATTTTGACAAAATGAATGAACACTGCCCCCATTGTGGGGAGAATTTTATGCCCGAGCCTGGTTTCTACTGGGCATCTATGTTTGTCAGTTATGCGTTTTATACCATCTACACGCTGCTTACGTTCTTCATTTTTGTTCAGGGGTTGGGCGTCGACCTCGATTATTATCTGATTGGACTGGTGCCAACGCTGATCGCCTTGACTCCGTACTTTTTCAGACTGGCCCGCCGAACCTGGTTATCCATTTTCATCGCACCTAAACAGGTATCCCGTTTGTAGCGGAGTGCATACGAATGAAATTCTCCCCAAGTTCTCTAAAACCCCTTGTACATTTGGGTGAAAGATCATGAGCCACGATAAGTTATGAAGGTTAAAGTAGGGGTAGTTCAGGCAACACCCGTGTTTTTTGACATTGCCAGAACGATTGATAAACTCGAAGCACTCGTTGTTGATGGTGCCCGTCAAGGTTGTCAGTTTCTGCTTTTTCCGGAGTCGTTCATTCCCGGTTATCCCCGAAAATTTACGTTTGGGGCCGCCATCGGCCTACGAACCGATGGCGGACGTGAACTCTATAAAACGTACTGGCAAAACAGTCTGCA is a window of Spirosoma linguale DSM 74 DNA encoding:
- a CDS encoding SSS sodium solute transporter superfamily (TIGRFAM: SSS sodium solute transporter superfamily~PFAM: Na+/solute symporter~KEGG: mxa:MXAN_6190 solute/sodium symporter (SSS) family protein), whose protein sequence is MSVLDWSVLVLALAGIIIYGLIRSRGSRSMDDYLLAGQSLPWYHVGLSVMATQASAVTFLSAPGQGFSDGMRFVQFYFGLPLAMVVLSITFVPIFHKLKIYTAYEYLESRFDSRVRTLTAGLFLLQRGLSTGLSIYAPAIILSTILGWNIYWTNLLMGGIVLVYTVTGGTKAISYTHLQQMAVVTFAMALAGFLTVKMLPEGVGFVDALHVAGEAGRMNLIDLKFDPNSRYNLWSGLIGGFFLQLSYFGTDQSQVGRYLTGESIGQSRLGLLMNGLLKVPMQFLILLVGVLVFVFYQYNPSPTFFNKQETDRLKVSPYASAYQLAEIKHQNLTTQRQRAVLDMQAALKTDNEAEQNAAGSILRETDEALKQVKSDVTKLIQKNNPSADVNDVNYVFLRFVLDYLPHGLIGLLIAVIFSASMGSIASAYNSLASTTVVDIYKRLIKDDSDDAHYLNVSRWATVGWGVFCIVVAQFANRLGSMIEAVNILGSLFYGVILGVFVVAFYVKSIGGRATFWSAIISEVLVVISWYLDLTAFLWLNVIGCLLVVGIAWILQKVMPRPVGTTH
- a CDS encoding Peptidase M23 (PFAM: Peptidase M23~KEGG: cha:CHAB381_0526 M24/M37 family peptidase) translates to MNIFSLTVFSGVLLTLSAMGQTKNSSPAESAKSVTVGQGEVARWAGNCLRCSFEKRAWDAVNGTCYYPVDMDMEPGKYTISRRTTGGKLESATLTVTENSCQQEDIKNFPKKEFVNVSAKNQARAAKEAAIVNPLISYKAAVRPAVFDLPVGKPANPLPKGEGNFGACRTFDGQPRDRHTGQDYPVAVGKPVLSIGNGRVVLAANQFFSGNAVYIDHGNGLISEYFHLKSYSVKPNQTVTKGQTIGLTGETGRVTGPHLHLGVRWHGACINPGFLLIDPSDMPEVQ
- a CDS encoding type 3a cellulose-binding domain protein (PFAM: type 3a cellulose-binding domain protein~KEGG: eca:ECA1981 endoglucanase V), giving the protein MSSFLRSLSLAWLWLTAVFLLHGAIAQPVQQGDPTPQITVTPSSLTILNYSEYEGQFPASYTVSASGLTNDLVITAPPYFLLSARGNTGPSLSLPIVNGEVSPTQVSVILLASSPGTFTGVVTNVSGSATATVAVSGTAISESVSVSPSTLNSFTTTAGQPSAVQSYTVTSRGGLSVVVNAPAGFEIRTGSAAFGSSLVIGPSLSYKNTQVDVRLVGTTPGTVSGVIANDTYYHSAHLTYPVAVSGVVTPVTASASLSVLHRDADYGNRTDQLIRPYLELGNEGTTAIPYSQITLRYWFTSEGGSPPTDLQVYYAQMGTRYVRMKYVPLAEPRQGAFGYVEYSFDASAGSLAAGSRSGPIENGILKQDRSAFNESDDYSYATPTTFTRNTHVTAYLNGRLIWGEEPAPALVLRQVKVYSAAKNSDITSSISTVLEVRNTGNVAIPLQDLTVRYWFTSETSQLLNSYIDYAQIGAQTIKHNVVRLAQPVSGADSYLELSFSAGAAGLAPLSSTGQILFRLVKPDFSLLNQVNDYSHGPVNLTENPHITVYLQGNLIYGTEPPGGMGRMGVPDENKLLQVTLLGNPVQNEQLILEARGAQGLPLVLQLVDRQGVQVFGKEVSEAADVERQQLEMSRQPAGVYLLRIRTPNQERVLKVIKP
- a CDS encoding rhodopsin (PFAM: rhodopsin~KEGG: vha:VIBHAR_02160 hypothetical protein); this encodes MLNQLSSILLEVLQPGDVIGFTFFTGYMSMFAASVFFFMERSEVDGKWRTSLLISGLITMIAAVHYFYMRGVWLETKTSPTEFRYIDWTLTVPLMCVEFYLLIKPYGGKTSTLWRLVGYSVFMLVTGYIGESIDPARTVLWGAVSTLGYIGIVYEATLGSVKQVADQSPNPEVSKAVRLLRNFVLIGWGIYPIGYMTMPGGLLGNMGLNLDLIYNIGDAVNKIGFGLVVYGAAVASTKRESVKVMTAVNA
- a CDS encoding hypothetical protein (KEGG: pub:SAR11_0123 transmembrane protein); this translates as MITHLLTKLGYYIQRTPTGLTILAGILLACYQYWVGPLPVLLQLIFCISLLLLVGIPHGALDHLIEQERTLRQAQPFSLARFITKYVLMIAIYGLAWLFFPVLSLTVFLLISAWHFGETDLENAPDDRYWSLIRLVAGGFVLAFILLTHAAEVTPILSRIIQNDPQAMKLWAEAASQAGALLRGWATLAVVLAMLALGHRPMRLNGWRLARLGTVLLLTYMLPLLPAFMLYFGGWHSLSSFGIIQSYMQRPGRPSQTIWKLWRQSIPLTILAFGFLMAGAGIWHSYTPLFDPLPYLFILLSTITLPHIQVMHQLDLLRK
- a CDS encoding conserved hypothetical protein (KEGG: mxa:MXAN_6196 hypothetical protein); translation: MRKLSLTAATLCLAAQLTTAQIKLPSPSPGATVMQTVGTTDLSVSYSRPSLRGREPFSGDFVPAGKVWRTGANGATIFTTSTDVMINGKTLPAGSYAVMSIPAREAFTLIFNKDKSVTEATYKQDQDVLRVDLQPQENSEKVETFTIAFGDLTDNSVKLTFMWANAKASADLRVDVDANAAANVDKAVVEKPDDAAVLQAAASYNVSKGRNLDQALGWIDKSIAKQENFRNLYIKSQILAKMGKYTDALPFAEKALALGQSSNDQVFPFFKEGIEKSVSEYKSKIPAMPAMKSGKGKKKA
- a CDS encoding NUDIX hydrolase (PFAM: NUDIX hydrolase~KEGG: tgr:Tgr7_1047 NUDIX hydrolase); the protein is MYRNPLLSLLQQYSPADTHEQAMTQETIDFVRANPNCFDRSLLVGHVTGSAWICSPDRQQVLLIHHRKLDRWLQPGGHADGDPDVLAVALREAQEETGLTSLKVLSNAIFDIDIHEIPARKDVPAHLHYDIRFLFEADPTEPFGNSEEIRNIRWFSLKNAEQQVKEGSILRMLRKKME